Proteins encoded by one window of Mycolicibacterium sp. ND9-15:
- a CDS encoding DUF2505 domain-containing protein: protein MPRSFDMAAEYGGTVEQVHRAFGDERYWLARLTDSGADDYSLDSMVVDEHGGIDVVTTQTLRTDRLPGLVTQFHRGNLSFVREETWTPVRDGKAVATVKGSIPGAPAGLTGTAVLAPADSGARLEFTIEVEVRVPLVGGKIENFIGGQLVDLLIAEQRFTTVWIAENA from the coding sequence ATGCCGCGCTCATTCGACATGGCCGCCGAGTACGGGGGCACCGTCGAGCAGGTTCACCGGGCGTTTGGCGACGAACGCTACTGGCTCGCGCGGCTCACGGATTCCGGGGCCGACGACTACTCGCTGGACTCGATGGTCGTCGACGAGCACGGCGGCATCGACGTCGTCACGACCCAGACGTTGCGGACCGACCGGTTGCCCGGACTGGTCACCCAGTTCCACCGCGGCAACCTGAGCTTCGTGCGCGAGGAGACGTGGACTCCGGTCCGCGACGGGAAGGCCGTCGCGACGGTCAAGGGGTCGATCCCGGGCGCTCCCGCCGGCCTGACGGGCACCGCGGTGCTGGCGCCCGCCGATTCCGGTGCGCGACTGGAGTTCACCATCGAGGTCGAGGTACGGGTCCCGCTGGTGGGCGGCAAGATCGAGAACTTCATCGGGGGGCAACTCGTCGATCTGCTGATCGCCGAGCAGCGCTTCACGACCGTGTGGATCGCCGAAAACGCCTGA
- a CDS encoding class I SAM-dependent methyltransferase — MSGPIGQLTRGTTGHNRLRRCDRWLVHTPRVRTALLSAEDPLVVDLGYGALPVTTLELAARLRVVRNDIRVVGLEIDPERVQTAKVAGTAAVRFGLGGFELAGMRPVLVRAFNVLRQYPVEAVRDAWSTMQRQLAPGGLIVDGTCDEIGRRCCWILLVADGPVSLTLACDPFAIERPSDLAERLPKALIHHNVDGQPIHTLLTAADRAWASVAGHGVFGPRVRWRAMLDMLRDSGFPVAPARRRMRDGILTVPWSTVAPTGRARPT; from the coding sequence ATGAGCGGGCCCATCGGTCAGCTGACCCGGGGCACCACCGGTCACAACCGGCTGCGGCGCTGCGACCGCTGGCTGGTGCACACGCCACGGGTGCGCACGGCGCTGCTGTCCGCAGAAGACCCGCTCGTCGTCGACCTCGGCTACGGTGCGCTGCCCGTGACGACGCTGGAGCTCGCGGCCCGATTGAGGGTGGTGCGCAACGATATTCGCGTCGTGGGACTGGAGATCGACCCGGAGCGCGTGCAGACCGCGAAGGTCGCCGGCACCGCCGCGGTCCGATTCGGTCTCGGCGGTTTCGAGCTGGCCGGTATGCGACCCGTGCTGGTGCGGGCCTTCAACGTATTGCGGCAGTACCCGGTCGAAGCCGTCCGGGATGCGTGGTCGACGATGCAACGGCAACTCGCGCCCGGTGGGCTCATCGTCGACGGCACCTGCGACGAGATCGGCCGGCGATGTTGCTGGATCCTGCTGGTCGCCGACGGACCGGTGAGCCTGACGCTGGCCTGTGACCCGTTCGCGATCGAGCGGCCCTCCGACCTCGCGGAACGGTTGCCGAAGGCGCTGATTCACCACAACGTCGACGGCCAGCCGATCCACACGTTGTTGACCGCCGCCGACCGGGCGTGGGCCAGCGTCGCCGGCCACGGGGTCTTCGGCCCGCGGGTGCGGTGGCGCGCGATGCTGGATATGTTGCGCGACAGCGGTTTTCCCGTTGCACCCGCGCGCCGCCGGATGCGCGACGGGATACTGACGGTGCCGTGGTCGACTGTCGCGCCGACGGGTCGGGCGCGGCCAACGTAA
- a CDS encoding carbon-nitrogen hydrolase family protein encodes MRIALAQILSGSEPAANLALVEDYTHRAADAGARMVLFPEATMCRFGVPLDPVAEPLDGPWASRVRAIADRAGIVVVAGMFVPTGDGRVFNTLIATGSGVDAHYEKIHLYDAFGFQESKTVAPGREPVVIDVDGVGVGLTLCYDVRFPELYVELAERGAQLITVHASWGSGPGKLDQWTLLARARAIDTTGYVAAVDQGRPGADIAAVGPTGVGGSLVASPTGEVVCSAGADPQLLVTDIDLDNAHRVRETIAVLSNRADFARRGKAESRS; translated from the coding sequence ATGCGGATTGCCCTCGCGCAGATCCTCAGCGGCTCGGAGCCGGCGGCGAACCTCGCGCTGGTCGAGGACTACACCCACCGTGCTGCCGACGCGGGCGCGCGGATGGTGCTGTTCCCGGAGGCGACGATGTGCCGGTTCGGGGTACCGCTCGACCCGGTCGCCGAACCCCTGGACGGACCGTGGGCGTCGCGGGTGCGGGCGATCGCCGATCGCGCGGGCATAGTCGTCGTCGCCGGCATGTTCGTACCCACCGGTGACGGACGAGTGTTCAACACGCTGATCGCAACCGGCTCGGGAGTCGACGCGCACTACGAGAAGATCCACCTCTACGACGCATTCGGCTTCCAGGAGTCCAAAACCGTCGCACCCGGGCGTGAACCCGTGGTGATCGACGTCGACGGCGTGGGGGTCGGCCTGACGCTGTGTTACGACGTCCGCTTTCCCGAGCTGTACGTCGAGCTGGCCGAGCGCGGTGCGCAACTGATCACCGTGCACGCGTCGTGGGGCAGCGGCCCGGGCAAGCTCGACCAGTGGACGCTGCTGGCGCGGGCGCGGGCCATCGACACAACCGGCTACGTCGCGGCGGTCGACCAGGGCCGTCCGGGCGCCGATATCGCGGCCGTCGGCCCCACCGGTGTGGGGGGCAGCCTGGTCGCTTCACCGACCGGCGAGGTGGTGTGCTCCGCGGGCGCCGACCCGCAGTTGCTCGTGACCGACATCGACCTGGACAACGCTCACAGGGTCCGCGAGACGATCGCGGTGTTGAGCAACCGCGCGGACTTCGCCCGCCGCGGTAAGGCAGAATCGCGGTCGTGA
- a CDS encoding LmeA family phospholipid-binding protein codes for MTDPWARPNQPSTPQGQVAPTQQAPPPQGPQEPPSSASKIKDFFRDPLSIVLVVVIVVALVLAGVLAGELYARKRANDVVARVTSCVVEDEVSASFGVMPPFLIQHMSGHYTNIHIETAGNQIRDAKDMKVELSIQDVRLEDTATSGGSVGSLVADISWSSEGIRQTISDSIPLIGAFVTGVTTNPSDGTIELEGALGSIKARPTVADGGISLQVIELTGLGFTLPREAVQPALDAFTSELTTNYPMGIKADSVDVTDDGVVSRFSTSNAEIPKGQQDPCFTAL; via the coding sequence GTGACCGACCCGTGGGCTCGCCCGAACCAACCGTCGACGCCGCAGGGCCAGGTTGCCCCGACGCAGCAGGCGCCACCGCCGCAGGGACCGCAGGAGCCACCGTCGTCCGCATCGAAGATCAAAGATTTCTTCCGCGATCCGCTGTCGATCGTGCTCGTGGTCGTCATCGTGGTCGCCCTGGTGCTGGCCGGCGTACTGGCCGGTGAGCTCTACGCGCGCAAGCGGGCGAACGACGTCGTCGCCCGCGTCACGTCGTGCGTCGTAGAGGACGAGGTGAGCGCTTCGTTCGGAGTCATGCCGCCGTTCCTGATTCAGCACATGTCCGGGCATTACACGAACATCCACATCGAGACCGCCGGCAATCAGATCCGCGACGCCAAGGACATGAAGGTCGAGTTGTCGATCCAGGACGTCCGCCTCGAGGACACGGCCACTTCGGGCGGCTCGGTCGGCTCCCTGGTCGCGGACATCAGCTGGTCGTCGGAGGGTATTCGGCAGACCATCTCCGATTCGATCCCGCTCATCGGCGCGTTCGTCACCGGCGTCACGACCAACCCCTCCGACGGCACGATCGAGTTGGAGGGCGCGCTGGGCTCCATCAAAGCCAGACCCACGGTGGCCGACGGCGGGATCTCGCTACAGGTGATCGAGCTGACCGGGCTCGGCTTCACGTTGCCGCGCGAAGCCGTGCAACCGGCGTTGGACGCGTTCACCTCGGAGCTGACGACGAACTACCCGATGGGCATCAAGGCGGATTCGGTCGACGTCACCGATGACGGGGTGGTGAGCCGGTTCTCGACAAGCAACGCCGAAATACCGAAGGGCCAGCAGGATCCGTGCTTCACGGCCTTGTGA
- a CDS encoding zinc ribbon domain-containing protein: protein MSFGWALAVLALLLVCFAVLRWQAPLIAVAVVGVALVFVGYLRVAGIQRDVPTRRLASTAALSAVLGIGWALATGPVVAASHDVALRGAGFDVERLLMAVGIPVASAVLMLLPPAALRLVPPVSRAPLDGYAVGALSAVVFTSGATLVRLVPQFATGVKTEGPWVGVLLVQAGIQGLTLPLTAVALGGLVGATLWAGRWRAIVASVAVTLVLYALVGVTEYAPVAQGLHLAVHAVIALIALAALRIGQRAATPDPARTDRDGRVGPMRVLATLAAGGAVAAGAGVVAAVLTTPHLAKIVCPPDCGRPPIGEPIESNPRFYAHDGAFSVQYPGPGSAYEATLNPDGVELNFTGGDTGTMELFGLTADGRTPKQIAEDLIDEYYPDAATEYEIPNAMVGYELGYGVVADDYPQDANGRYTRIRLIVMVAVKNDYALVASAIGPYRQFTRGFGTGHPSGANLQLAMDMGRYVNSFRWGGVTD from the coding sequence GTGTCGTTCGGATGGGCACTCGCGGTGCTCGCGCTGCTGCTGGTCTGCTTCGCGGTGTTGCGCTGGCAGGCGCCGCTGATCGCCGTCGCGGTGGTCGGTGTGGCGCTGGTGTTCGTCGGCTATCTCCGTGTGGCGGGCATCCAGCGCGATGTGCCGACGCGGCGACTCGCGTCGACCGCTGCGCTGTCCGCGGTACTCGGCATCGGCTGGGCGTTGGCGACGGGCCCGGTGGTCGCCGCATCTCACGACGTGGCGCTGCGCGGTGCCGGGTTTGATGTCGAGAGGCTGCTGATGGCCGTCGGGATACCCGTCGCCAGTGCGGTTCTGATGCTGCTCCCACCGGCGGCGTTGCGGCTCGTGCCTCCGGTGAGCCGTGCGCCGCTGGACGGCTACGCGGTCGGTGCGCTGAGCGCTGTCGTCTTCACGTCCGGGGCGACCCTGGTCCGATTGGTCCCGCAGTTCGCGACGGGCGTCAAGACCGAAGGCCCCTGGGTGGGCGTACTTCTGGTGCAGGCCGGAATTCAAGGCTTGACACTGCCCTTGACGGCCGTGGCCCTCGGCGGGCTGGTCGGAGCCACGCTGTGGGCGGGCCGGTGGCGGGCGATCGTCGCGAGTGTGGCTGTGACACTGGTTCTTTACGCGCTCGTGGGTGTTACGGAGTACGCCCCGGTTGCACAAGGCCTGCACCTGGCCGTGCACGCCGTGATCGCGCTGATCGCGTTGGCCGCCCTGCGCATCGGACAACGCGCCGCGACGCCGGATCCTGCGCGAACCGACCGCGACGGCCGGGTCGGTCCGATGCGCGTACTGGCCACGCTCGCTGCCGGGGGCGCGGTCGCGGCCGGCGCCGGTGTGGTCGCGGCAGTGCTCACCACTCCGCATCTTGCCAAGATCGTGTGCCCACCGGACTGCGGGCGGCCACCGATCGGTGAGCCCATCGAATCGAACCCGCGGTTCTATGCGCACGACGGAGCGTTCTCCGTCCAGTACCCCGGTCCGGGCAGCGCGTACGAGGCCACGTTGAACCCCGATGGCGTCGAGTTGAACTTCACCGGCGGGGATACCGGCACCATGGAGTTGTTCGGGCTGACCGCCGACGGCCGGACGCCCAAGCAGATCGCCGAGGATCTGATCGACGAGTACTACCCGGATGCGGCAACGGAATACGAGATTCCGAACGCAATGGTCGGCTATGAGCTCGGCTACGGCGTCGTCGCCGACGACTATCCGCAGGACGCCAACGGCCGCTACACCCGGATACGGCTGATCGTGATGGTTGCGGTCAAGAACGACTACGCGCTGGTGGCGTCGGCGATCGGGCCGTACCGCCAGTTCACCCGCGGCTTCGGCACCGGCCATCCATCGGGCGCGAATCTGCAGCTGGCGATGGATATGGGTAGGTACGTCAACAGCTTCCGCTGGGGCGGCGTCACCGACTGA
- a CDS encoding S53 family peptidase, which produces MHRQPKVRRLVGIAAPGARVNKRRVPALLTAALLIAASGACATRAPAVITGPYAALLARSTDLGPSRSGDAQLTVALDGSDRPDALMGWADARNLWVRWRPGDGWAIVEGAAADVGQAFAVPVRDFRSPKGDEFYASPQQPSIPPDLRDTVTAVGRIMSYTPYRTKTPDFLPLDVPKGGLTPAGLLEVYNATPLADAGFTGDGATIVIFTFDSVEQDDLDLFADTSGLPRFTPEIVGGKPSEMHGETAMDLQVAHAIAPDARLVVVNARPTVEGDGAYEKIGNLFEQVDRDYPGAVWSLSIGWGCEAFVSATDLAPVAAALASAQRRGTSAFDASGDTAGLECKGGDRWSAPPGPDDIGLDAVASLPAMTSVGGTTLSTGTRGQWLAERAWVDSPLSQGSSGGVSKLFARPAWQDRLEIARDTGRRRLAPDVSAVADPFTGVRFILGQREMMGGGTSQSAPIWAALTVLMNQYLVANGGRPLGNLNPLLYQVAAGSNLPGFRDVRKGGNAVDLALPGYDLVTGLGTPNTYNLARNLLDLQKTPR; this is translated from the coding sequence ATGCACCGCCAGCCGAAGGTCCGACGCCTGGTCGGCATCGCGGCCCCCGGGGCCAGGGTTAATAAGCGCCGGGTTCCGGCCCTCCTCACCGCCGCGCTGCTGATCGCCGCGTCGGGCGCGTGTGCGACGCGCGCCCCGGCCGTGATCACCGGTCCGTACGCGGCCCTGCTCGCCCGCTCCACCGATCTGGGTCCGTCCCGGTCCGGCGACGCCCAGCTCACCGTCGCGCTCGACGGTTCGGACAGACCCGACGCCTTGATGGGCTGGGCCGACGCTCGCAACCTATGGGTGCGCTGGCGGCCCGGCGACGGATGGGCGATCGTCGAGGGCGCCGCGGCGGACGTCGGGCAGGCGTTCGCGGTGCCGGTGCGCGATTTCCGGTCCCCGAAAGGCGATGAGTTCTACGCATCGCCGCAACAACCGTCGATCCCGCCGGACCTGCGCGACACCGTCACCGCGGTCGGCCGCATCATGAGCTACACGCCGTACCGCACCAAGACACCTGACTTCCTTCCTCTGGACGTACCCAAGGGTGGTCTGACTCCGGCGGGGTTGCTCGAGGTGTACAACGCGACACCGCTCGCCGATGCCGGGTTCACCGGCGACGGCGCGACGATCGTGATCTTCACCTTCGACAGCGTCGAACAAGACGATCTCGACCTGTTCGCAGACACCTCCGGGCTGCCGAGATTCACCCCCGAGATAGTCGGGGGCAAGCCCTCCGAGATGCATGGTGAGACCGCGATGGATCTGCAAGTGGCGCACGCGATTGCGCCCGATGCGCGGCTTGTGGTGGTCAACGCCAGACCGACCGTGGAAGGCGATGGCGCATACGAGAAGATCGGCAACCTGTTCGAGCAGGTCGACCGCGACTACCCGGGGGCGGTGTGGAGCCTGTCGATCGGATGGGGCTGCGAGGCGTTCGTCAGCGCAACCGATCTGGCGCCCGTGGCGGCGGCGCTGGCGTCCGCGCAGCGGCGCGGTACCTCGGCGTTCGACGCCAGCGGCGACACCGCCGGGCTGGAATGCAAAGGCGGCGACCGGTGGTCGGCACCGCCCGGACCGGATGACATCGGCCTCGACGCGGTCGCCTCGCTTCCCGCGATGACGTCCGTCGGCGGCACGACGCTGTCGACGGGTACCCGCGGGCAGTGGCTCGCCGAACGCGCGTGGGTGGATTCGCCGCTGTCTCAAGGCAGCAGCGGCGGAGTGTCGAAGTTGTTCGCCCGGCCGGCTTGGCAGGACCGGTTGGAGATCGCGCGGGATACCGGGCGCCGGCGCCTGGCTCCCGACGTCTCCGCGGTCGCCGACCCGTTCACCGGGGTGCGGTTCATCTTGGGTCAGCGCGAGATGATGGGCGGGGGCACATCGCAATCGGCCCCGATCTGGGCGGCGCTGACCGTGCTGATGAACCAGTATCTGGTGGCCAACGGCGGGCGGCCGCTGGGAAATCTCAACCCCTTGCTGTACCAGGTGGCTGCGGGGTCGAACCTGCCCGGGTTCCGGGATGTGCGCAAAGGCGGGAACGCCGTGGACCTGGCGTTGCCGGGTTATGACCTGGTGACGGGCCTCGGGACCCCGAACACCTACAACCTCGCCCGGAACCTTCTCGACCTGCAGAAGACGCCCCGTTGA
- the deoC gene encoding deoxyribose-phosphate aldolase yields MAHTYRRDEVAALVDHTLLKPEATEADVVALAEEAASLGVYAVCVSPSMTSIAKRSGSPTQVVCAVVGFPSGKHLSVIKAQEARLAVEDGAGEIDMVIDVGAALHGDFDALRADVAAVRTAVGVPTTLKVIVESAALLLLGDEQTLLTTCRAAADAGADFVKTSTGFHPAGGASVRAVELMATVGPQVKASGGIRTAADAIAMLNAGASRLGLSGTRAVLEGLAGSDRRH; encoded by the coding sequence ATGGCCCACACCTATCGCCGCGATGAGGTCGCGGCGCTGGTCGATCACACGCTGCTCAAACCCGAAGCGACCGAGGCCGACGTCGTCGCGCTCGCCGAGGAAGCCGCGTCGCTCGGGGTGTACGCCGTCTGCGTGTCGCCGTCGATGACGTCGATCGCCAAGCGGTCGGGTTCGCCGACGCAGGTGGTCTGCGCGGTCGTCGGATTCCCGTCCGGCAAACACCTGTCGGTGATCAAGGCCCAGGAGGCGCGCCTTGCGGTCGAGGACGGCGCAGGCGAGATCGACATGGTGATCGACGTGGGCGCCGCGCTGCACGGTGACTTCGATGCGCTACGCGCCGATGTCGCTGCGGTGCGGACCGCGGTCGGAGTGCCCACGACGCTGAAAGTGATAGTCGAGTCCGCCGCGCTACTGCTGCTCGGTGATGAGCAGACGTTGCTGACGACGTGCCGGGCCGCGGCCGATGCGGGTGCGGACTTCGTCAAGACCTCAACGGGTTTCCATCCCGCCGGCGGCGCGTCCGTGCGTGCCGTTGAACTGATGGCGACGGTAGGGCCGCAGGTCAAGGCCAGTGGCGGCATTCGGACCGCCGCCGACGCGATCGCGATGCTGAACGCCGGGGCCAGCCGACTGGGCCTGTCGGGGACGAGAGCGGTGCTGGAAGGCTTGGCCGGAAGCGACCGCCGACATTGA
- a CDS encoding DUF2599 domain-containing protein translates to MRPVLGVALLAIGSATGLLAPTVPAASANPLQPAPPFVDHVEWAKWGDLSTLRVYPTPAGRLASGLATAVQGEAAWAEVLTLSPDADIPGMKPQFICHWEFAELNKPGKTSWNLEPWRPEVSYERMVQTGCNPGGTEEPF, encoded by the coding sequence GTGCGCCCCGTCCTCGGGGTCGCTCTGCTCGCAATCGGGTCCGCGACCGGACTCCTCGCGCCGACGGTCCCCGCGGCATCGGCCAACCCGCTGCAACCCGCCCCACCGTTCGTCGACCACGTCGAGTGGGCGAAGTGGGGTGACCTGTCCACTCTTCGCGTGTATCCGACCCCGGCCGGCCGCCTGGCCTCCGGTCTGGCCACCGCCGTGCAGGGCGAGGCGGCCTGGGCGGAGGTGTTGACGCTTTCGCCCGACGCGGACATCCCCGGGATGAAGCCGCAGTTCATCTGCCACTGGGAATTCGCCGAACTCAACAAGCCCGGCAAGACCAGCTGGAACCTCGAGCCGTGGCGGCCGGAGGTCTCCTACGAGCGGATGGTGCAGACCGGCTGCAACCCAGGCGGCACCGAAGAACCGTTCTGA
- a CDS encoding DUF2516 family protein has protein sequence MQLQGLVGYVLFFLQIAVLATTVYAFVHAAMQRPDAYPAADKLTKPVWLVILGVAGLLVLVLGSVLGTAIAAVAAGVYLVDVRPKLLEVQGKSR, from the coding sequence GTGCAGCTCCAAGGCTTGGTGGGTTACGTCCTCTTTTTCTTGCAGATCGCCGTCCTCGCGACGACGGTGTATGCGTTCGTCCACGCGGCGATGCAACGGCCGGACGCCTATCCGGCCGCCGACAAACTGACCAAGCCGGTCTGGCTGGTGATCCTCGGCGTCGCCGGGTTGCTGGTGCTCGTGCTCGGATCCGTATTGGGCACCGCCATCGCCGCGGTCGCCGCCGGTGTCTACCTGGTCGACGTGCGCCCCAAACTCCTCGAGGTCCAGGGAAAGTCGCGGTAG
- a CDS encoding heparin-binding hemagglutinin has translation MAKNTPAKNQPNVDDLKAPLLAAVGAADLALERVNEIVATLRERADDARSDSRSRVEETRARIDKLQEDLPSQFGELRERLSSDELRKVAETYAEAAQNTYNKLIERGEAALERLRSQPGFSEAAGRVEGYTDQAVELTQEALGNVAAQTRAVGERAAKLVGVELPKKAEKGAAPVKSAAKKAPAKKAPAKKAPAKKAPAKKVTQK, from the coding sequence ATGGCCAAGAACACCCCAGCCAAGAACCAGCCCAACGTTGACGACCTTAAGGCGCCGCTGCTCGCCGCCGTCGGCGCTGCCGATCTCGCTCTGGAGCGGGTCAACGAGATCGTCGCGACGCTGCGTGAGCGCGCCGACGACGCCCGCAGCGACTCGCGCAGCCGTGTCGAGGAGACCCGTGCGCGCATCGACAAGTTGCAGGAGGACTTGCCGTCGCAGTTCGGTGAGCTGCGTGAGCGGCTGAGTTCTGACGAGCTGCGCAAAGTCGCCGAGACCTACGCCGAGGCCGCGCAGAACACCTACAACAAGCTCATCGAGCGCGGCGAGGCCGCTCTCGAGCGGCTGCGCAGCCAGCCCGGCTTCAGTGAGGCCGCCGGCCGCGTCGAGGGTTACACCGACCAGGCCGTCGAGCTGACCCAGGAGGCCCTGGGCAACGTGGCCGCGCAGACGCGCGCGGTGGGTGAGCGCGCCGCCAAGCTGGTCGGCGTCGAGCTGCCGAAGAAGGCCGAGAAGGGTGCTGCGCCGGTGAAGAGCGCGGCCAAGAAGGCCCCGGCCAAAAAGGCCCCGGCCAAAAAGGCCCCGGCGAAGAAGGCCCCGGCCAAGAAGGTGACCCAGAAGTAG
- a CDS encoding helix-turn-helix domain-containing protein, whose amino-acid sequence MSQDDNLAVVVSNAAQTAAQDIGTFIRAQREAAQVSVRQLAEKAGVSNPYLSQIERGLRKPSADVLNQIAKALRVSAEVLYVRAGILEPSETSEVRDAIVNDTVISERQKQVLLDIYTSFRQQNEAEVTGSETEEESATE is encoded by the coding sequence ATGTCGCAAGATGACAACCTTGCCGTCGTCGTGTCCAACGCTGCACAGACCGCCGCGCAGGACATCGGCACGTTCATCCGCGCGCAACGCGAGGCCGCTCAGGTATCCGTACGACAGTTGGCCGAGAAGGCCGGCGTCAGCAATCCCTACCTCAGCCAGATCGAGCGGGGATTGCGCAAACCCTCCGCCGACGTGCTCAACCAGATCGCCAAGGCGTTGCGGGTGTCCGCGGAAGTGCTCTACGTGAGGGCCGGGATTCTCGAGCCCAGCGAGACGAGCGAGGTCCGCGACGCCATCGTCAACGACACCGTGATCAGTGAGCGGCAGAAGCAGGTGCTGCTCGATATCTACACGTCGTTCCGCCAGCAGAACGAGGCCGAAGTGACAGGCAGCGAAACAGAAGAGGAGTCGGCGACTGAATAG